In Chloracidobacterium sp., one genomic interval encodes:
- a CDS encoding glycosyltransferase: MTAAGELRGRDILCFSHDWTGDPLSKTHLMRVLARENRILWVNSIANRMPTASGKDASRIYKKIKSFFEPVREIEPNIFVLNPFAVPAYGSKAVVAANRRFLIRQVKGAMRKLGFRDVVNMVFNPAAGMIAGRLGEKELIYYCVDEYTAFTGNAALMDIEEDLFRKSDIVVVSAEKLYESKKQFNRETYLIRHGTDWQHFHTAVDGGLEIPEDVAGLPHPVIGFHGLLADWVDYGLIMKVAEHFSSGSVVLIGKVSVDAEQKIKVLDGVPNIHRLGRKPYSELPAYCAAFDVALNPFAINELTLAANPLKVREYLAAGLPVVSTDIPEVHQLEDCLIGTGHDDFIAKIEQALAAPKPRSEVSERIRHESWESKIEELRALLAARKDGNSE; this comes from the coding sequence ATGACCGCCGCAGGTGAACTTCGCGGCCGCGACATATTGTGCTTCAGCCACGATTGGACCGGCGACCCGTTATCAAAAACGCATCTTATGCGTGTGCTGGCTCGAGAGAATCGAATACTTTGGGTCAACTCGATAGCCAACCGCATGCCGACGGCCTCAGGCAAGGACGCGTCGCGTATCTATAAGAAAATAAAGAGCTTCTTCGAGCCGGTCCGTGAGATCGAGCCGAATATCTTCGTTCTGAACCCGTTCGCCGTTCCCGCTTACGGCAGCAAAGCAGTTGTCGCCGCGAACCGCCGTTTCTTGATACGTCAGGTCAAGGGGGCGATGCGAAAGCTCGGTTTCCGCGATGTCGTAAATATGGTCTTCAATCCTGCGGCAGGTATGATCGCGGGCCGCCTCGGCGAGAAAGAGCTCATTTACTATTGCGTTGATGAATACACCGCATTTACCGGCAACGCGGCACTTATGGATATTGAAGAAGATCTTTTCCGCAAGAGCGATATCGTTGTCGTTTCGGCAGAAAAGCTCTACGAGTCGAAAAAGCAGTTCAACCGAGAAACATATTTGATCAGACACGGGACGGATTGGCAGCACTTTCACACTGCCGTTGACGGTGGCCTTGAGATTCCGGAAGATGTTGCCGGCCTGCCGCATCCCGTTATCGGTTTTCACGGGCTGCTTGCGGATTGGGTAGATTACGGACTGATAATGAAGGTCGCGGAGCATTTCAGCTCGGGTTCGGTCGTTCTCATCGGCAAGGTCAGCGTTGATGCCGAGCAGAAGATAAAGGTCCTTGACGGCGTTCCTAACATCCATCGCCTCGGGCGTAAACCGTACAGTGAATTGCCTGCGTATTGCGCGGCGTTTGATGTAGCTCTAAATCCTTTTGCGATCAATGAGTTAACTCTGGCGGCAAATCCGCTTAAAGTTCGTGAATACCTCGCCGCCGGATTGCCTGTCGTCTCGACAGACATTCCCGAGGTGCACCAACTCGAAGATTGCCTCATTGGTACCGGCCATGACGATTTTATCGCCAAGATCGAACAGGCGCTCGCGGCGCCGAAGCCTCGCAGCGAAGTGAGCGAACGCATTCGGCATGAGAGTTGGGAATCGAAGATCGAGGAACTCCGTGCCTTGCTTGCAGCGAGAAAAGATGGCAATTCGGAGTAA
- a CDS encoding YdcF family protein, with the protein MAIRSKAMAVIILAAVIGVWIIAAPFLAKFLIVEKPLDHADAIIVLSGSAVYKERTRKAAELFRNGLAPMIFITNDGTKSGWMSGEQRNVPFLELEQRELIADGVAPDAIFILPQLVAGTDEEAKAAVDAAEAYGIHSLMIVTSAYHSRRALWTFEREFAGKDVMIGIEHPAAGINTPRPAYWYLRPRGWQMVAGEYVKFAVYWIFY; encoded by the coding sequence ATGGCAATTCGGAGTAAGGCAATGGCGGTGATAATTTTGGCCGCGGTTATAGGCGTTTGGATAATTGCCGCGCCTTTCTTGGCGAAATTCCTGATCGTCGAAAAGCCGCTGGATCACGCTGATGCGATCATTGTCCTGAGCGGGTCGGCCGTTTATAAGGAACGTACCCGAAAAGCCGCTGAACTGTTCCGCAATGGCCTCGCTCCGATGATATTCATTACGAATGACGGCACAAAAAGCGGCTGGATGAGCGGTGAACAGCGCAACGTTCCGTTCCTCGAACTCGAACAGCGTGAACTCATTGCCGACGGTGTGGCTCCTGATGCGATCTTCATTTTACCGCAACTTGTTGCCGGTACAGATGAAGAAGCAAAAGCCGCCGTTGATGCGGCCGAAGCGTACGGCATCCATTCGCTCATGATAGTTACCTCGGCCTATCATTCAAGGCGTGCGTTGTGGACGTTCGAACGTGAGTTTGCAGGCAAGGACGTCATGATCGGCATTGAGCATCCTGCGGCGGGCATCAATACGCCCCGGCCTGCATATTGGTACCTGAGGCCGCGCGGCTGGCAAATGGTAGCAGGCGAATATGTGAAATTTGCCGTGTATTGGATATTTTATTGA
- the asnB gene encoding asparagine synthase (glutamine-hydrolyzing), translating to MCGINGIAYTTRSKREVSSGLLTRMRDVQFHRGPDDGGIFIDRNIGLGHRRLSIVDPTHGMQPMTLGDLVIVYNGEVYNHAESRADLETRGHEFENRSDTETILHLYREYGRDCVEHLRGMFAFAIWDKTKRELFIARDRLGVKPLYYVFDADGSLFFGSEIKTILEAGGVRPEVNFNALPDQFANHGTSGDETLLAGVKRLLPGHTLLWRDGSVDVRSYWDLEFEPKHHPQSDAEYVEEWRDMFRRSVELRLMSDVPLGMFLSGGIDSSAIAAMMSTMVDEPIKTFSVAFNEREANELAYARTVAEAFGTEHYEVTVTPDQFFAALPDLVWHEDEPIGFVASVPLYFVSKLAQRHVKVVLTGEGSDEMLAGYGRYAKALKLLDLGERYESLTPSFVRSAVKGGVATLPSRFGQKLSRTFLTRTADVESLFFDNFSIFSRTAQADLFSAGTKAKINDLNPYSRQNKWLETSDARDMLDKLLYADTKTYLHELLMKQDQMSMAASIESRVPFLDHKLAEYSAKLPREMKLRGGTTKWILREAMKGILPQEILDRPKMGFPVPIGRWFRGEYKHIVDEYVLGERAMSRGIFNDDALRKLVAEHNAGRKHDERLWLLVNFEIWMRRFIDGENVK from the coding sequence ATGTGCGGTATCAACGGCATAGCATATACGACGCGTTCAAAACGCGAGGTCTCGTCGGGTCTTTTGACCCGTATGCGTGACGTGCAGTTTCATCGCGGCCCGGATGACGGCGGTATCTTTATCGACCGCAATATAGGGCTTGGGCATCGGCGGCTTTCTATCGTCGATCCGACTCACGGTATGCAGCCGATGACTCTCGGCGACCTTGTGATCGTTTATAACGGCGAGGTCTATAACCACGCCGAGAGCCGTGCCGATCTCGAAACTCGCGGACACGAGTTCGAGAACCGCAGCGATACCGAAACGATACTTCACCTCTATCGCGAGTACGGACGCGACTGCGTCGAGCATCTTCGCGGAATGTTCGCGTTCGCGATCTGGGACAAAACAAAACGTGAGCTTTTTATAGCGCGCGACCGCCTCGGCGTTAAGCCGCTTTACTATGTATTTGATGCCGACGGTTCGCTGTTCTTCGGGTCGGAGATCAAGACGATCCTTGAAGCGGGCGGCGTGAGGCCCGAGGTGAATTTCAACGCTCTTCCGGATCAATTTGCCAATCACGGCACAAGCGGCGACGAGACACTGTTAGCGGGCGTAAAACGCCTCTTGCCCGGGCATACGCTGCTCTGGCGCGACGGCAGCGTCGATGTGCGCTCGTATTGGGATCTCGAGTTCGAGCCTAAACACCATCCGCAAAGCGATGCCGAATATGTCGAGGAGTGGCGTGATATGTTCCGCCGTTCGGTCGAGTTGAGGCTTATGTCCGATGTGCCGCTGGGAATGTTCCTCTCGGGCGGCATCGATTCGAGCGCCATCGCGGCGATGATGTCAACGATGGTCGATGAGCCTATAAAGACGTTTTCCGTCGCATTCAATGAACGAGAGGCGAACGAGCTTGCATACGCCCGCACGGTCGCTGAGGCTTTCGGAACAGAACACTATGAAGTTACCGTAACACCCGATCAATTCTTTGCGGCCTTGCCTGATCTTGTATGGCACGAGGACGAGCCGATCGGTTTTGTGGCGAGCGTGCCGCTCTACTTTGTATCAAAGCTTGCCCAACGACATGTTAAGGTCGTGCTGACGGGCGAGGGCAGCGATGAGATGCTAGCCGGCTACGGACGCTATGCAAAGGCACTAAAGCTGCTCGATCTCGGCGAGCGGTACGAGAGTCTGACACCGTCATTTGTACGAAGTGCCGTAAAAGGCGGTGTCGCGACGCTGCCGTCACGGTTCGGACAGAAGCTGTCGCGCACGTTCCTGACGCGCACCGCGGACGTCGAGAGTTTGTTCTTTGATAATTTCAGTATATTTTCACGAACGGCCCAAGCTGACCTATTCTCAGCCGGCACGAAGGCAAAGATCAACGACCTGAATCCCTATTCACGCCAAAACAAGTGGCTTGAAACAAGCGATGCTCGAGATATGCTCGATAAGCTGCTCTATGCCGACACAAAGACATATCTGCACGAATTGCTGATGAAACAGGACCAAATGTCGATGGCGGCATCGATCGAAAGCCGCGTTCCGTTTCTCGACCACAAGTTGGCGGAATATTCGGCAAAATTGCCGCGCGAGATGAAACTTCGCGGCGGCACGACCAAGTGGATACTTCGGGAGGCGATGAAGGGTATCCTGCCGCAGGAGATACTCGATCGGCCGAAGATGGGCTTTCCGGTTCCGATCGGACGCTGGTTCCGCGGCGAGTACAAGCATATCGTTGATGAATATGTGCTTGGCGAACGGGCGATGAGCAGGGGCATATTTAACGACGATGCGTTGCGCAAGCTTGTCGCCGAACATAACGCGGGACGCAAACACGATGAGCGCCTTTGGCTCCTCGTTAATTTCGAGATATGGATGCGCCGCTTTATTGATGGTGAGAACGTAAAATGA
- a CDS encoding glycosyltransferase yields MKIRVLQLIGSFHQGGSERQAVALTRALAEDGRIEVRIAALNKEGILLKDIESLDLGDVPEFRLTSFYNLNFIRQVRALSRYLRANGINVIHSHDFYSNILGMAAGKLARLKGRIASKRETGGMRTRAQEFVEGVAFGRANAIVANSAAVREHLIKRGVKSEKISVIYNGLDLGRFAQANDRQQTLAGLGLPDKKLVVAVANLRHSVKNIPMLLRAAARIKGTLPDVHFVVAGEGGLKDELAAMAASLGIGDRVHFIGRCTDVPALLDAAYACALTSTAEGFSNSILEYMAAGKPVIATDVGGAAEAVINDETGYLVASDDDPALADKLLDLICDEAKASRFGAAGRRIIEEKFSTERQLSDTAALYESLVK; encoded by the coding sequence GTGAAGATACGCGTACTACAGTTGATCGGCAGCTTCCATCAAGGCGGCAGCGAGCGGCAAGCCGTGGCGTTGACGCGTGCTCTGGCTGAGGACGGACGCATCGAGGTGCGGATAGCTGCACTAAATAAAGAAGGCATCCTGCTAAAAGACATCGAGAGCCTCGATCTAGGTGATGTGCCGGAGTTTAGGCTGACATCGTTCTACAACCTCAACTTCATCCGGCAGGTTCGTGCGCTTTCACGCTACCTTCGCGCGAATGGGATCAACGTCATCCATTCGCACGATTTTTACTCGAACATTCTCGGTATGGCTGCCGGAAAACTTGCACGGCTGAAAGGGCGTATTGCTTCAAAACGCGAGACCGGCGGTATGCGGACGCGGGCTCAGGAATTCGTCGAGGGTGTCGCATTTGGCCGGGCAAATGCGATCGTTGCGAATTCCGCCGCTGTGCGAGAGCATCTCATCAAGCGGGGCGTGAAAAGCGAAAAGATAAGTGTGATCTACAATGGCCTCGACCTTGGCCGCTTTGCTCAAGCCAATGATAGGCAGCAAACCTTGGCGGGTCTCGGCCTGCCCGATAAAAAGCTCGTCGTTGCGGTCGCGAACCTTCGGCACAGCGTTAAGAACATTCCGATGCTGCTCCGGGCGGCCGCACGGATCAAAGGCACGTTGCCTGACGTGCATTTTGTAGTTGCGGGAGAAGGCGGTTTGAAAGATGAGCTTGCGGCGATGGCGGCTTCGCTGGGTATCGGAGATCGCGTGCATTTCATAGGACGGTGTACAGACGTTCCGGCATTGCTCGACGCCGCTTACGCGTGCGCGCTTACATCGACGGCAGAGGGTTTCTCGAACTCGATCCTTGAATATATGGCCGCCGGAAAGCCTGTTATTGCGACCGATGTCGGCGGAGCGGCCGAGGCCGTCATCAATGATGAAACAGGGTATCTTGTCGCCTCAGATGACGACCCAGCATTGGCCGATAAGCTGCTCGATCTTATTTGCGATGAGGCGAAGGCCTCGCGGTTCGGTGCCGCGGGCCGTCGCATAATAGAAGAAAAATTCTCAACCGAACGCCAACTATCCGACACGGCGGCCCTTTATGAGAGTCTTGTAAAATGA
- a CDS encoding glycosyltransferase family 4 protein, whose protein sequence is MHIVQLGPVPPPEGGVSRNMRAIGDELERSGHRCTFIATTKGPPSSEPNVFRPRSPIALIRTLRSMEFDVLHLHLGGDITPRVIALALACAVFGGKRKVLTIHSGAFPLSGLVQKARPFSIAGIVFRRFSKLIAVNDAIADAFHKFGVAKEKVEVISPFVLSRPDPNIELSTRLKEAVAGAEPLLVSVGGLEADYQPMFLVEALPKLLERFPKAVLILVGDGSLRTQVEARIADLGLSAAVVPAGNVPHNETLHLIDKADVLLRTTLFDGDAISVREALHLGTPVVATDNGMRPKGVFLIRNGDAEGLFDAVERSIAAGKCESSEKDDGENIRKVVELYVSLSVAM, encoded by the coding sequence TTGCACATAGTACAACTTGGCCCCGTGCCGCCGCCCGAGGGCGGTGTCAGCCGCAATATGCGCGCCATCGGCGACGAACTCGAACGAAGCGGCCACCGATGCACATTCATTGCGACCACAAAGGGGCCGCCGAGCAGTGAGCCGAATGTGTTCAGGCCACGCTCGCCTATCGCGTTGATCCGCACCTTGCGTTCAATGGAATTCGATGTGCTGCATCTGCATCTGGGTGGCGATATCACGCCGCGTGTGATTGCGCTGGCGCTGGCGTGTGCAGTGTTCGGCGGTAAACGGAAGGTATTGACGATCCATTCAGGTGCTTTTCCTCTCTCCGGGCTTGTGCAAAAGGCAAGGCCGTTCTCGATCGCCGGAATCGTATTTCGAAGATTCTCAAAACTCATCGCGGTCAACGACGCTATCGCTGACGCTTTTCATAAGTTTGGCGTGGCTAAGGAAAAGGTCGAGGTGATCTCGCCGTTCGTGCTTTCGCGGCCCGATCCGAATATAGAGCTTTCGACGCGGCTTAAAGAGGCTGTCGCCGGAGCCGAACCGTTGTTGGTCTCAGTCGGCGGGCTTGAGGCCGATTATCAACCGATGTTTCTTGTCGAGGCGCTGCCGAAGCTGTTGGAGCGTTTCCCGAAAGCCGTGCTAATACTCGTTGGCGACGGCAGCCTGCGTACGCAGGTCGAGGCTCGGATCGCCGATCTTGGACTCTCGGCGGCCGTTGTGCCGGCAGGCAATGTCCCGCATAATGAAACGCTGCATCTGATCGACAAAGCCGACGTATTGCTCCGCACCACGCTTTTTGACGGCGATGCGATCTCTGTTCGTGAGGCCCTGCATCTCGGAACGCCGGTCGTTGCGACCGACAACGGTATGCGCCCCAAAGGGGTGTTTCTCATAAGGAATGGCGATGCTGAAGGGTTGTTCGACGCAGTTGAGCGATCGATCGCGGCAGGCAAATGCGAGTCGTCTGAAAAAGACGACGGCGAGAATATACGCAAGGTCGTCGAGTTATACGTCTCGCTTAGTGTGGCGATGTAG
- a CDS encoding alginate lyase family protein, translated as MAKPLDTIKKMRGRSVSELLSRGGQAVSAYRDQMGLGERDLSDGEFFKLLDRRRFRDPDAVAERVAKVFFQNADEHFFRSFVGDIGQGFRDAVGNEVCDAFVSRADLLLEGRFDLLGYKNLYVGTEVDWHLEPISGLRAPVKHWKEFDELDTSETGDKKIVWELNRHQHFFILGVAYTLTRDERYAFMVVEHLLSWIEQNPCGVGINWTSSLEAAFRSVSWVWALNLFRHSAALTPEILKEAVKALYLHGRHIEKYLSKYYSPNTHLTGEALALYYLGTQLPFLQKAKHWTKLGSDILLDEITKQILPDGVYFEQSTWYQRYTVDFYSHFFVLRSLAGDPQYDKRNLAADQRYLAALEFMMYITRPDGTTPLIGDDDGGRMLPITMAAADDFRGSLALGASILGRGEMKYVARKALDEVFWLTGSEGVARYAKLNSRRPKAASREFAAGGYMVMRDGWADTDTVLIVDHGEVGSLSGGHGHADALSIDLSLNGRTLLVDPGTYSYHESREMRDLFRMSAAHNTATIDDRSSSRPSGVFRWGERAETQLAAALTDARFDHFAGQTRGFDTIEGGAAHEREILFLKNDYIIIRDLIAVKGSHECQLNFHYAAGTKVSTGIDGAYAGSKRHRIFCFGDEGHWLRKESWVSREYGNKTNAPFLRYLSTGRGMQEFFTFIMPVGTGRRNPIAAELSIVGGRAFIINFGAYTDVFVVGDGEMLRTELFDTNFHLSWARLTADETIPEEFVLIGGDRLRLNERDIFDGEGRHASVSIRRFGSDLYINADGTHSTVSIGEKCPEAV; from the coding sequence ATGGCGAAACCATTGGACACGATCAAAAAGATGCGCGGCCGCAGCGTCAGCGAACTGCTGTCACGCGGCGGCCAAGCCGTGTCCGCGTATCGTGATCAAATGGGTCTGGGCGAGCGTGATCTGTCGGATGGCGAATTCTTCAAGCTTCTCGACCGGCGTCGGTTCCGCGATCCCGATGCAGTTGCAGAGCGCGTTGCGAAAGTGTTCTTTCAAAATGCGGATGAGCACTTCTTTCGCTCATTCGTAGGCGATATCGGGCAAGGATTTCGCGATGCCGTCGGCAATGAAGTGTGTGATGCGTTCGTCAGCAGGGCCGATCTGCTCCTTGAAGGACGCTTTGACCTGCTTGGTTACAAGAATCTGTACGTCGGAACCGAGGTCGATTGGCATCTCGAACCGATATCAGGCCTGCGTGCCCCTGTAAAACATTGGAAAGAATTTGACGAACTCGATACCTCGGAAACCGGTGATAAAAAGATCGTTTGGGAACTGAACCGCCACCAGCATTTCTTTATTCTCGGCGTGGCCTACACGCTGACGCGCGACGAAAGATATGCGTTTATGGTTGTCGAGCATCTGCTGTCGTGGATCGAGCAGAACCCTTGCGGTGTCGGTATCAATTGGACCAGCAGCCTTGAGGCAGCGTTCCGTTCTGTTTCTTGGGTATGGGCACTTAACTTATTCCGGCATTCTGCCGCACTTACGCCGGAAATACTCAAGGAAGCGGTAAAGGCCCTTTATCTTCACGGCCGCCACATCGAGAAATACCTTTCGAAATATTACAGCCCCAATACGCATCTGACCGGCGAGGCACTCGCCCTCTATTATCTCGGTACGCAGCTGCCGTTCCTGCAAAAAGCAAAGCATTGGACGAAGCTCGGCAGCGACATCCTGCTTGATGAGATCACGAAACAGATACTGCCCGACGGTGTCTATTTTGAGCAAAGCACATGGTATCAGCGCTATACCGTCGATTTTTACTCACACTTTTTCGTGCTCCGTTCCCTGGCCGGCGATCCGCAGTACGATAAGCGAAATCTTGCTGCCGATCAACGCTATCTTGCCGCACTCGAGTTCATGATGTACATAACGCGGCCGGACGGCACTACGCCATTGATCGGCGATGATGACGGCGGACGAATGCTGCCAATTACGATGGCCGCTGCCGATGACTTTCGCGGCTCACTCGCCCTCGGTGCATCGATACTTGGCCGAGGCGAAATGAAATATGTTGCGCGGAAGGCTTTGGATGAGGTTTTTTGGCTTACAGGCAGCGAAGGCGTCGCGCGGTATGCAAAGCTCAACAGCCGAAGGCCGAAGGCGGCATCGCGCGAATTTGCGGCAGGCGGCTATATGGTGATGCGTGACGGTTGGGCGGATACAGACACTGTACTGATCGTCGATCACGGTGAGGTCGGTTCGCTCTCGGGCGGGCACGGCCACGCGGATGCGCTTTCTATCGACCTTTCGCTCAATGGCCGAACTCTGCTCGTCGATCCGGGGACGTATTCCTATCACGAATCGCGTGAGATGCGAGACCTCTTTCGAATGAGTGCGGCACATAACACGGCGACGATCGATGACCGGTCTTCGAGCCGTCCTTCGGGCGTTTTCCGTTGGGGAGAAAGGGCCGAGACGCAGCTTGCAGCCGCGCTAACCGATGCGCGTTTCGACCATTTTGCGGGACAGACACGCGGCTTTGACACCATCGAGGGCGGAGCGGCCCACGAGCGCGAAATACTTTTCCTGAAAAATGACTACATAATTATCCGCGACCTCATTGCTGTTAAGGGTTCGCATGAATGTCAGTTGAATTTTCATTATGCCGCAGGCACAAAGGTCTCGACGGGGATCGACGGTGCCTACGCGGGAAGTAAACGACACAGGATATTTTGTTTCGGCGATGAAGGGCACTGGCTGCGGAAAGAGAGTTGGGTGTCCAGGGAATACGGCAACAAAACGAACGCACCGTTCCTTCGTTATCTGTCAACGGGGCGCGGAATGCAGGAGTTCTTTACGTTCATAATGCCCGTAGGTACCGGCCGTAGGAACCCGATAGCGGCCGAGCTGTCCATTGTTGGCGGCCGGGCGTTTATCATAAATTTCGGCGCATATACGGATGTCTTTGTCGTTGGCGACGGCGAAATGCTGCGGACGGAACTCTTTGACACGAACTTCCATCTTTCATGGGCGCGTTTGACGGCAGACGAAACGATACCTGAGGAGTTCGTGCTGATCGGCGGCGACCGCCTGAGGTTGAACGAACGCGATATATTTGACGGCGAAGGCCGTCACGCGTCCGTCTCGATCCGACGTTTCGGCAGCGACCTCTACATAAATGCCGATGGTACCCACAGCACGGTATCCATCGGCGAAAAGTGCCCCGAAGCGGTGTGA
- a CDS encoding class I SAM-dependent methyltransferase produces the protein MSATIIGDENIAGQHSAEVAAGERFEFGKNWAAFLNVLDDERIAEAERSLRNMLEVETLEGKTFLDIGSGSGLFSLAARRLGARVHSFDFDSNSFACTQELRRRYFPDDAIWRVEQGSALDREYVASLGTFDIVYSWGVLHHTGRMWDALENAVIPTKPGGKLFIAIYNDTGSQASRWHWIKKTYCGLPRPLKTPFAVAVSLPDEVKRMLSAALRLKPAEYIHSWTRYKNGRGMNRWHDIIDWVGGFPYEVATVEEIFDFYRARGFSLTKVVTKGVGLGCNEFVFERSR, from the coding sequence ATGAGTGCCACAATTATTGGAGACGAAAATATTGCGGGGCAGCACAGCGCCGAGGTTGCTGCCGGTGAGCGATTTGAGTTCGGTAAGAACTGGGCTGCATTCCTCAATGTGCTGGACGATGAACGTATAGCCGAGGCTGAACGTTCGCTTCGGAATATGCTCGAGGTCGAAACGCTTGAGGGCAAGACGTTTCTCGATATAGGCTCGGGCAGCGGCCTTTTCTCTCTTGCGGCCCGAAGGCTCGGCGCGCGCGTTCACTCATTCGATTTCGACAGCAATTCATTTGCCTGCACGCAGGAACTCCGGCGGCGTTATTTTCCGGACGACGCAATTTGGCGTGTCGAACAAGGATCGGCGCTCGATCGTGAATACGTTGCATCTCTCGGCACCTTTGACATCGTGTATTCGTGGGGCGTGCTTCACCACACAGGCCGAATGTGGGACGCACTCGAAAACGCTGTGATACCGACAAAGCCGGGCGGCAAATTGTTTATCGCGATCTACAATGACACCGGCAGTCAGGCAAGCCGCTGGCATTGGATCAAGAAGACATACTGCGGCCTGCCGCGTCCGCTAAAGACGCCGTTCGCCGTCGCGGTTTCGCTGCCGGATGAAGTAAAAAGAATGCTCAGCGCGGCTCTCCGTTTGAAGCCTGCCGAGTATATTCATTCGTGGACACGTTATAAGAACGGCCGCGGCATGAATCGCTGGCACGACATAATCGATTGGGTCGGCGGCTTTCCGTATGAGGTTGCGACGGTCGAGGAGATATTCGACTTTTATCGAGCGCGCGGTTTTTCTCTTACAAAAGTTGTAACGAAAGGCGTAGGGCTTGGGTGCAACGAGTTCGTTTTCGAAAGATCGCGTTGA
- a CDS encoding GNAT family N-acetyltransferase, translating into MKYLIITRFPEGEVAERWQAFLAEAELATHYTSPGYFTDPYIRNERFAVAAVDDNGIFHAVATGVIEAGRISSGMFSRPQLTFRKGADAETAAAVILEGLESMDAELIDLYAWRQLSGLNATGSASTDATSVVMLDLTRGADTLFAGFSQTRRNELRKAERQGLIRIKELESEDELAEMYDIHCRWNRLKGHEPDTLEQMRTALGQRDNRRVFIAKADGRVVAGSFYRFVKGGVVEYAANFSLPEFQRLRPNDVIGWHAIRWACEGGFTHFSMGGSHLFLRRFGGEIVRTYRYRVDKSLFKRHELRENVRAIGASAYRRLPQNVRDRVNKILSR; encoded by the coding sequence ATGAAGTATCTCATTATCACACGTTTTCCGGAGGGCGAGGTCGCCGAAAGGTGGCAAGCGTTCCTTGCCGAGGCTGAGCTTGCGACGCACTATACGTCGCCGGGTTATTTCACCGACCCATACATAAGAAATGAGAGGTTTGCCGTTGCGGCAGTTGACGATAACGGCATTTTTCATGCGGTCGCAACGGGCGTGATCGAGGCCGGCCGCATCTCGTCCGGGATGTTCTCGCGGCCTCAGCTTACTTTCCGCAAAGGGGCCGACGCCGAGACTGCGGCCGCCGTAATTCTCGAAGGCCTTGAAAGCATGGATGCGGAACTCATTGACCTTTACGCGTGGCGGCAGCTAAGCGGGTTGAATGCGACCGGATCGGCCAGTACTGATGCGACATCGGTCGTTATGCTTGATCTGACAAGAGGCGCGGACACTCTCTTCGCAGGCTTTTCACAAACAAGGCGGAATGAGCTTCGCAAGGCCGAGCGGCAAGGCCTGATCCGAATAAAGGAGCTTGAAAGCGAGGACGAACTTGCGGAGATGTACGACATCCATTGCCGCTGGAACAGGTTGAAAGGCCACGAGCCTGATACGCTTGAACAAATGCGAACGGCGCTCGGTCAGCGTGATAATCGGCGTGTTTTTATCGCTAAAGCGGACGGCCGCGTCGTTGCGGGCAGCTTCTATCGCTTCGTCAAAGGCGGTGTTGTCGAATATGCCGCGAACTTTTCACTTCCCGAATTCCAACGTCTGAGGCCCAATGATGTGATCGGCTGGCATGCGATAAGATGGGCCTGTGAGGGCGGATTTACACATTTCAGCATGGGCGGCTCACATCTGTTCCTGCGGAGGTTCGGCGGCGAGATCGTACGGACGTATCGCTATCGCGTGGACAAGAGCCTTTTCAAGCGGCACGAGCTACGCGAGAATGTGCGCGCGATCGGTGCGAGTGCTTACAGGCGGCTGCCGCAGAATGTTCGCGACCGCGTAAACAAGATACTTTCGAGATAA